Within Deltaproteobacteria bacterium, the genomic segment TCCCTACCTCAAGTCTCTTGTGGCGCAAGGTCATGCCGGCGTTATCAAACAATTACCGTGTCATAGCGCCCGATATGCTCAATTACGGGAAATCCGATAAACCGTCCGATGCCAACGTATCCATAGAGGCTCAAAGCCGGTATATTCTGAAATTTATGGATCAGCTGAATATTGACAGGGCCGATATAGCGGCGCACGATATCGGCGGAGGGGTCGCTCAGATCATGGCTGTCAATTATCCCCGAAGGGTGAATAAGCTGGTCCTCATGGATTCCGTATGCTTTGATTCCTGGCCGATACCGGAATTCGAGCCCCTTCAGGAGGAGGGCGCGGAGGATAAGATGAGCCTTGACGAGTTCCTGAAAATGATGAGAGGCTTCATGCCCCGGGGAGTTTATAACGAAGAGGTGATGACGGAAGATGTAATTAATATGTATCTCGAGCCCTGGTCAACTGAAGAAGGTAAAAAATCGTTATTCAGGAATTTTCGCCGCCTGAACCCGGAATACACTCAGGCTATCGCGGGAGAGCTGAAGCATTTGCCTCATGAGACGCTTATTTTGTGGGCGGAGGAAGACGAGTTTCAAAAACCCGAGTATGCTGAGAAGCTG encodes:
- a CDS encoding alpha/beta hydrolase, whose amino-acid sequence is MDERQQKTVLIDDHKIAYREQGEGNPLILIHGIPTSSLLWRKVMPALSNNYRVIAPDMLNYGKSDKPSDANVSIEAQSRYILKFMDQLNIDRADIAAHDIGGGVAQIMAVNYPRRVNKLVLMDSVCFDSWPIPEFEPLQEEGAEDKMSLDEFLKMMRGFMPRGVYNEEVMTEDVINMYLEPWSTEEGKKSLFRNFRRLNPEYTQAIAGELKHLPHETLILWAEEDEFQKPEYAEKLKDTIPDAELIFIKEAGHWLLEEKPEEIYKHIIDFLGRA